The sequence CCGAGGAGGCACTCGCGCTGCTCGAGGGCGTCGACGTGGTCGTCACCGACCTCTCGATGCCGGGCATGGATGGGCTCGCGCTGCTGCGACGGATCCGCGACGAGCGCCCCGGGGTGCCGGTGATCCTGCTGACTGCCCGCGGCTCCGAGCGCACCGCCGTGGCGGCGATGAAGGCCGGCGCCCACGACTACCTGGCCAAGCCGTTCGACGTCGACGAGCTGCGGCACGTGGTCGATCGCGCAGCCGAGCTCGCGCTGCTGCGCCGGCGCGATCGCATCGCCGCCGCCGAGCGTGCGATCGGTCATCGCATCGTCGGCCACTCACCGGCGCTGCGCCGGCTGCTGGCGCTCGTCGAGCGGGTCGCGCCCCGCGACGTGCACGTGCTCGTCACCGGCGAGACGGGCACCGGCAAGGAGGCGATCGCGGCGCTGCTGCACGTCCACGGCGCGCGCGCGAGCGGTCCACTGGTGCGATTCAACTGCGCGGCCGTGCCGGAGTCGCTCGCGGAGTCCGAGCTGTTCGGCCACGTGCGCGGCGCCTTCACGGGGGCGATCGCGGAGCGCCGCGGCTACTTCGAGCAGGCCGACGGCGGCACGCTCGTGCTCGACGAGATCGCCGAGCTGCCGCCGGGACTGCAGGCGAAGCTGCTGCGTGTGGCGCAGGACGGCGAGATCCGTCGCGTGGGCGCCGATGCACCGCGCCGCGTCGACGTGCGGCTGGTCGCGTGCACCCACCGTGATCTCCGCGCCTGGGTCGCGGCCGGCCGCTTTCGCGAGGATCTGTTCTATCGCCTCGCGGTGGTCGAGCTGGTGGTGCCGCCCTTGCGCGCACGGCGGGAGGACATCCCGGCGCTGGCGCAGGCCTTCGCGCTGCGCCACGCCGCGCGCTTCGGGCTCGACGACGTCGAGCTCACGCCGGAGCTCATCGAGGAGCTCACGGCGCAGCGATGGCCCGGCAACATCCGCGAGCTCGACAACACCATCGCACGGCTGGTCGCGCTGTCGGGCGGCGGACGCATCGGCCCCGAGGCCCACGCGCGCCGCAGCGTCGCCGCGACCGACGGCGGCAGCTTCCGCCAGCAGGTGGCGGCCTTCGAACACCGCCTGCTGGCCGAGGCCCTGCAGGCGAGCGACGGCAACCAGAGCGAAGCGGCCCGCCGGCTCGGCATGTCGAGGGTGACCTTCATCGATCGCATGAAGAAGCACGGGCTCTGACGGCCCGACGCGGGCGCAGGCGTCACGCCACCAGCGCGCGCGCCCAGCTGCGCTCGAGTGCGCTCCAGTCGAGCACCGCGCCCAGCTGTGCGAGCACGGCGTAGAGCCCGAAGCGCAGGCGGAACAGGAACAGCGTGCGACCCGGCAGCTGCAGCCGGCCGACCGCCAGCTTGTCGCGCATGATCGTGCGGGCCTCGAAGCCTTCGTCCGCCGCGATCGCGCGCGCGCCCTCGTGCAGCAGCGGGCCGAAGAAGCCGCGCAGCAGCTGACGCAGATGCTCTCGGCCGGCGTCGTCGCCGGGCGGCACGCCGCCCAGGCCCGCGATCGCGGCGGACATCGCCGCAGGGTCGTCGCGTCGGGTCGCCTCGCCCAGGCGCGCGAAACCCTGCAGCAGCGGGCGGTCGAACTGCCGCACGCAGCCGAAGTCGTAGAGCGCGACGCGGCCGTCGTCGAGGATCGCGAAGTTGCCCGGGTGCGGATCGGCGTGGAACAGGCCCTCGCGGTAGAGGGTCCGCACCCAGAAGCGAAACAGCGCGCCGCCGATGCGATCGCGCTCGGCCTGCGCGGGCGCTGTCGCGAGGAACTCGGCCAGCGAGCGGCCACCGACGAACCGGGCCACCAACACGCCGGGCCCGCACCACGCGGGCTCGATCGCCGGGATCACGACATCGGGATCGTCGGCGAAGATCTCGCCGAACCGCTGCTGCCGCGACGCCTCGAGCTCGAAGTCACACTCCTCGAGGAAAGCCGTGCGCGCCTCTTCGATGATGTCGCGGATCGCCGGCGTGCCCGCGATCGCGGCGAAGACCTTGCCCAGCGAGGCCGAGCGGAAGTCAGCCCGCAGCGCCGCCTCGATGCCGCGGTGGCGCACCTTCACGATGACCTGCGTACCATCGGGCAGGCACGCGCGATGGACCTGACCGATGCTCGCGACCGCCAGCGGCGCGGGCTCGAGCGTGTCGATCAGCGCCTGCGCGCGCTCGCCGAGTGCCTCGCGCAGGACTTCGTGCACCTCTTCGAGCGGCGCGCTGGGTGCCGCGGTCTGCAGCGTCGACATCATCTGCCGCAGCTCGGGTGGCATGCCGGCGTCGAGGTAGCCGAGCATCTGGCCCACCTTCATCGCGACGCCCTTCAAGCCCCCGAGCTCGTGGACCACGCCTTCGAGCTGGCTGAGGTCGAGCTCGTCCCCGCGACGGCTGCGCACCAGCGCCGCGCCTACGCCGAGCGCACTGCGCCCGGTCCGCCACAGGCGTCGTAGCGCGGAGGTCGGGATCGCGTCGTGATCGGCGAGCAGACGCTCGCGCAGGGTGGGGTCGGCCATCGGCGCCTCGATTCTGATAGAATCTATCATATGAGAGATGCTCTCGATAGTCAAGTCGACGGACGCACCCGCCGACG is a genomic window of Deltaproteobacteria bacterium containing:
- a CDS encoding AarF/ABC1/UbiB kinase family protein; protein product: MTIESISHMIDSIRIEAPMADPTLRERLLADHDAIPTSALRRLWRTGRSALGVGAALVRSRRGDELDLSQLEGVVHELGGLKGVAMKVGQMLGYLDAGMPPELRQMMSTLQTAAPSAPLEEVHEVLREALGERAQALIDTLEPAPLAVASIGQVHRACLPDGTQVIVKVRHRGIEAALRADFRSASLGKVFAAIAGTPAIRDIIEEARTAFLEECDFELEASRQQRFGEIFADDPDVVIPAIEPAWCGPGVLVARFVGGRSLAEFLATAPAQAERDRIGGALFRFWVRTLYREGLFHADPHPGNFAILDDGRVALYDFGCVRQFDRPLLQGFARLGEATRRDDPAAMSAAIAGLGGVPPGDDAGREHLRQLLRGFFGPLLHEGARAIAADEGFEARTIMRDKLAVGRLQLPGRTLFLFRLRFGLYAVLAQLGAVLDWSALERSWARALVA
- a CDS encoding sigma-54-dependent Fis family transcriptional regulator, with amino-acid sequence MAKILLVDDEPAVTYALGEVLEHHTTARAGSAEEALALLEGVDVVVTDLSMPGMDGLALLRRIRDERPGVPVILLTARGSERTAVAAMKAGAHDYLAKPFDVDELRHVVDRAAELALLRRRDRIAAAERAIGHRIVGHSPALRRLLALVERVAPRDVHVLVTGETGTGKEAIAALLHVHGARASGPLVRFNCAAVPESLAESELFGHVRGAFTGAIAERRGYFEQADGGTLVLDEIAELPPGLQAKLLRVAQDGEIRRVGADAPRRVDVRLVACTHRDLRAWVAAGRFREDLFYRLAVVELVVPPLRARREDIPALAQAFALRHAARFGLDDVELTPELIEELTAQRWPGNIRELDNTIARLVALSGGGRIGPEAHARRSVAATDGGSFRQQVAAFEHRLLAEALQASDGNQSEAARRLGMSRVTFIDRMKKHGL